aGGGATAGATAATtattctaacagcgccaatgtctatgggcggtggtgaccacttaccaacaggttgCCCATTTAGCGGTCCGCCTaacttttacattaaaaaaagtactatAAGATTAAGTGAAAGATgataatgaaaagaaaaataatttcttatagaCATTCagcattttaaaattgataaattaaaatacgagttcttaaaaaaaatttatgctCAGACAACGTATGTAATTATAGCTTTCTTAATCTTCTCTTATCAGGGGAAATAACCGGCGCCaacatatatacttatagatCTACTACGATACGCTCACGGTTAAGATGAACAAtagttatttactattatacCGTGATTTGTGTGTCTTGCACAAATCGTACAATGCACTTAAATTTTCAATGTTGTCTAACTTACAGCACAAAGGTTTGGTCGGTCAACTGGTCTAACGAGCGTAACGTATCATTCGCCAGCGAGTGTGAAATCCGAAATGCTAGCTCTGTGGTCGTTAACGATGTGATTTTACTGTTTGTAGACTTAGTGCGCTCAAATCACCATAGCGCTTCATGACTGACGGGAATGTTCTGGGAAATACTGATAAATGAACAATACACACTAACAGATTTAACGAAGTTCCGTGTCGggttttcatttcaattataaattggaAAGGCGATTCTAGTTACTGCGTCGCAATGGCGGAATACAATTGCTATATTGACGTGTGTATCGTTGCTTTATTTGCTTAGTTTTTTGATTCAAATTAAAGGATGAGTAAATGTGTTTccgatattgtttaaataaacgaCCGTTgtgaagatataatatatttttttgggatCTCTGTTTCCGAGAAAATAAAATCCTGTTAGATGAGACCACTCGAGATAGTCCAATTAATCACTCTGGTGTGTCTTATCTGTTTTCCAATGAATCACTCAAGTGTAATTTATCTGtttttatcttatcttatctgGCAAGAGGTGGCCAGGTGTCATCTGGTGGTAAGCGACCATCTTCGCTCTTAGACGCCCGTACTGCAATATATATACACAACTTCTTTAATCGTCGTTAATGTTATATCTTTATTAGAACTGTGTAAGTCAGagagatttttttacaatatattcaacataagaattattaacattaagtccttaaatataatgatgaatGGTGGACCTAGATTCAACccaataatctatacatatatgaatacgTGAACCAAAAACTTTGAACACCTTTTTTAACGAAAAGACGCGGCCGGAGGTGTGTAATAATTGGCACTAAAGTTTATGTGCAGaaagctaatattttataaaatattcattagaaATACGACACGTTTAACTCATACACgtttatctacataatatttaatattaaacattcatagtttacgtGTATAGCCAATGACAACACACGTcatgttaaagaaaaaaattaatgacattttgatttttttactgTAGTAGAGACAAGGTATCATCGAGTAGAGCCTCATTTTTGCCacatatttatcaaatcaacgcattttattagcaatgaattacggtcgaatttcgaccaatgggcgACCACCAGTCCTTATAATTCGGCTACTGTATACGGCATCATCGATTAAATGATGACAgcatatgttaatttattacataggcTAAGTATAGCAATCCATTACCAgcctctattttaatattatgttactgaaaaaaagagttttcatattattttctcacaaaactgttaataattttactctTTCAATACTATTTTCAAACGGATTATATTCtcatgatttataaaataaaactatttttgagCAAAGCATTTATTAAGgctaactaatttaaaattgaacacTTTAGAAAGGTGGTAGCCACACTTCAAAATTCGATCCATAAGCGAGTTTTCTCCGAAGTGCGGCATCGAAAAACGCGTCGCAGCTTCCGTCCCGCGGGACACGCTTGTCCCGTCCGCCGTCCCGGGCGACTTCACGTGCTGCGCGCAACAACTTTGACACATGAGCAACACTTTCCCTTGCGTCTTCTACTTGCAACTATAAAAAAGAACGGAGATTAATGTTAGTTATTCCTATAAaaacatactatattttattagagtCGTAATTATAAAGTCTTCGACATTAAAAACCGTCaacttaattaaatgttaattatcaATATCATCATCAAGTGCAGACATATTTATGTGCAAATagactcacacacacacacttagtAATTAAATCATGGGATAACTGCCAAAAATAATGGATCTCAAAAATTAGATATtagctaatatttaaatttaaactttatgttGTATGTACAAGCCGTCATTttagattaatatatctatttactcGGCTTataacaatatgaaaaataCCTGGTCTTCGTTCTGCAAAGTATGGGGGTATATCCGTACCCACTGGCCGACTCGTCCCGCGGCGCGGTCCCAGCGCACGCCATTACCCCAGGCGCACGCACTCAGCATCTTCCGCCGGGACGCCGCGGTCGCGTAACCGCCGCGCCAGGTTTCGTCGACTGCGTCCGCGGATGTCACGGCCGCACCCGACGGGGGCTGCGGTCAATttgtatactaatatataaaacagcTTTTCTACGAATAAGACGAAGTGtagtttagtattataaaatctgggtgttttaaaaattttaaaacaacaacacaagattatatagatgaaaaaaaattgtgcagTTAGTACTTGTCGATttttaggcaggatatattttataaaattaatttaatttggtcgCTATATCTTTCAATCTCAAATGCTGGAAAAGAGTACCTACGTCctagtttcttgccagttcttcttaataaaatttatatttgtaagtaaaaagcattacatttaatataatcctataaaataacgattaaaagaaagcttacttgaaaaaagtatttttaaatattaaatgaactcGAAAACAAGAATGGAATCAATAATGGCAATGCGATTAATCCTCATATATATAAACGAGGTATTAAGTACAAATATACACACCTGGATCTCTATGACGTCAGAACTTAAACCAGATGAATTCTTGTACAACCGGCCGGTCTGTACATCTCTAGGTTTTTCGTGTAAATCCTACAACAAAGGgttttttttgttctaaagtaattatttaaattaaattaatgatcataataatataaatactaattactaataaaaagtcGTCTGgctctatttttaaaactaatctaaatgaaataaaactatagttTACAAATAAACGTTGAGTTTAGCAACTGTATGTGGTATATTTcaggatattttaattaattgatattattaaccgACTCCTGGATATTAGCTAGCTTATAAGACCACAGATCCAGAGATCCTGGGCTTAAACCCCGGATCAGTTATCGTCAAGAGTCTGGTGAGGTACTACAAAGTGCACAGACATTTATTTGTggactcaaactcaaactcaaatttctttattcaatatagaagcattaaacttacttattggtgatcaaattaaacactaccacaggttcggaaaaaggaaccctgacctgagaagaatcagcaaaagaaactcagcgggtcttttttttttgtcaaattaattatacacataattgtatatgaatagaaacagccaggaggcgatcgtttcattcccaaggtgtgctatcaaacaaactcactaattgtgacctttcgcacacaagcgttccttaacatttttttaaatttggcaacagaagcattttgaacgctttctgggatcctgttgtagaagaaGTCTGTCAGTCTGTGTTGAAGAAGACTATAATGTGGTATGTTCAGTTGGTTAATCTCCGCTGAAAATCTGTATAAATACCTTTCTACGATATCGGTCGAATGGGCGACCTTATGGAAAGTAGTCACCACCTATTTATGCATAGGCCTATACTTGCATCGCCAAAGTACCACCAACaaagggaactaagatgttatctcctcTGTGCCTGTCGTTAGACCGGCTCACTCATCATCAAGccggcctgcacaaagcccgaCCACCAACTTAGGTGAACCACTGAAAACAAAACAAGACAAGGCAGCTTACTGAGACCGAAAAGTTATCTGTCGTCGGCGCCTGTAAGGTGACGCAGTGCACGGGcagcgcgcgccgccgccgcgcccggCGCGTCCCGCGGCGCGCGCCCCCGGCGGACACGCGGGACTGTCCCGCCGCGGACACGCGGGACGCGACCACTCCGCTCTCATCTTCAGAACTGTAACTGAAGTTACCAAAGGGCTCTTAATTTAAACTCGTAATAAAACAATGATTCTTAGAACGATGGTATAATATTTGCCTTAACTTAACGACCGATTCGTGGAACTTCGttgatttaatcaaaatcaaatattaaattgagttttattgtatttcaatttatttaaacttagtttCACTTAAAGTAAAGATTAATATTAGAacctaatttatatttgaccaagttttgatacaaaatatatttaatttaatatttatattaagtcgAAGGcgggaattaaaaaaatacctgtatttaagaactattttacaatgtttaactTTAACTACTATATAACAATTGATCTAAAAGATAGTTACAAGCCGCTTGTCCTGACTTCGTCCGgtcaaaataagaattttatttgtttcctaATTGCCGCAACACCTATGGAGGTCGTAATAAACCAACCCAATCAAATACATGCATATAATTTTATCCAAATCGGTCCAACAGTGtccttacatatatatacagtacAGAAGATTCATATCTATATATTCATTTGACATTAATAGACTTCGATCCTGGTTGAGCGATCACAATGAAAGttgccatatttttttatttttttagcattagcagcctgtaaattttcccactgctgggctaaaggcctcctctccctttgaggagaatgtttggagcatattccaccacgctgctcctatgcgggttggcggaatacacatgtggcagaatttcgttgaaattagacacatgcaggtttcctcacgatgttttccttcaccgccgagcacgagataaattataaacacaaattaagcacatgaaaattcagtggtgcctgcctgggtttgaacccgaaatcatcggttaagatgcacgcgttctaaccactgggccatctcggcttggcTGGGCAGTTGcccatatatattatgtatattcgtgGTGAAGATTCATAAATCCATTTTGTTATAACTCGCTCCTAGATAGCACTGCAGCACATCAACTATGTTGTTCTACCGTTCTGTACAGGTTTAACCGATCGCCATTATATTTGgtatacatttgaaaatattttagcacAAGACGTATCGGAAATAAATAACTGAGTATTTGGCTATTTTTTACTCGGTGgtgataatttttaatctagATAGACTCCAggcaaaattaaagaaatatttatcatagatTGTATTTTGGCTAAAGGAAATCTTTAAGAGGATTGTACATttctttatatgaatttataagtttataagttatataaagaaatatctaaTTAGGTACATGGCAATGAGGATTATTTAAGTAGGTACAAAGTATGGTTCAAGTCAATGAGCTGAACTGATTATATTGGATCTTATTAGAAAGCTGCCTTtctgttaaaaatgaaaaattaaatgataatattaattagtgatAAAGTACTTATTGAGAGGTTGTGTAGGACCCTGGAGTAAGCTGAGGCCCGTGTGCCTCATGGGTAGACCCAACAAGTCGAATAGTTCGTGCAGCATAGGTTGTTTCACGATAACGTCGGCCTCACAATCTGCACCAAGTGCTGGTGATAAATTAACCTGAAAGTATATtgtgtgtaattaaaaaaaataattgtccaaccaaaatcttatttttattttgtaacatgtcattcatatgcagaagaaaaacagtgggtgatagaacgcagccttgtggaacaccaacATTGACACATTTTAAGCCACAGCATTTATGACCGAAAACGACTTTGATGAATATAGTTCTATgaaacaaacttatttttatagcattttaaggcaaattaatttatttactacacaAAGATCATATTCGCTTTACAACAAACGCACTGTTATACTCTAATCATGTCGTTTAGATTCAAACTATATCACGGTATACTGGTCGAGAGCTCAAATAATCTataacattagcattagcattagcagcctgtacattttcccactgctgggctaaaggcctcctctccctttgaggagagggtttggagcatattccaccacgctgctccaatgcgggttggcggaatacacatttggcagaatttcgttgaaatcagacacatgcaggtttcctcacgatgttttccttcaccgccgagcacgagatgaattataaacacaaattaggcacatgaaaattcagtggtgcctgcctgggtttgaacccgaaatcatcggttaagatgcacgtgttctaaccactgggccatctcggctctaacatTAATTATGGACTTAAAAAATGACGCTTTGAACATtaacgaagctgttatcggaactttgaaaataaaatcaaagcagATGTAAGTTATTAcgtggaataaataaatatttattaatcaagaattagtgtacaatatagtagagctATTGCAGCATTGAGCAAACTgcccatattttatatatgccCAAGTCATTcataattcaaatcatttgtaaataatacattggtaaagaagtcatattattcaatacgagattatacagatgataaaaaagcgtggagctaatactcgttgacttccaggaatTCCAGtcagtatgtattatatacataattgtataattgtatttaactaacacgactttatatttttaaatgtttgaaaagagtaactattgggCTTCTAGCCGGTTctgctcggtagaatctacattccgaaccggtgatagctttaattaatatagtttttaaatgacgattcaaaagtgcttgtaaaagcctacttgaataaagtatattataattttgatcggtcattattttttatacctactgTTGTTATGTTTGTCTAACTATACTGTCAGTTTCCAAAAACATGCAggcatactaaaataaaaaattaaagataacatACATCAAATAATGTAACTATGTCTCAACaccatatataaaatcaaaatcaaaatatactttattcaagtaggcttttattgTACTAACATTAGGATAAGATAATTGTTACTAACAAAATGGATATATAgtctgaaataaatgatttattctattattttttaaaaatattttcatactatTATTACGACATTGTTTTACAACTCATAGTATCTAAAACTCATTTAATGATTACCTCAATCAGCCAAGGTTTCAAAGTATCATCAAGCAGTACATCAAAACCATAAAATTCAAAGCAGTTCCTCGCGGGGGGAGTTCCCGCTGCTTGTGCCAGCAACGTCAGCGTGACGAGAGCCCTTATCCTCTGCCAGACGAGCCATTCTACCGCGCCCCATCTGCCGACGAGGGCGCGCCTCACTTGCTTCAGAGTCCACTTACAACCTGAATACAAGACTCGtactactaacgccatctattaaatACACTTTGCACAAATGTATAGGAGAGCTTCAACTAACGTTCAGATGGCACTGATAGTTGAATGTATTTATAGTAAGACGTGTTTAACTAGTATAAAAAATTACCGCTGCCAATCCTGTCCTTGCATTCCGCGTACCTCGGTCCAGTTTTATTAAGCGAGGAATTCGTTAAATGCCTGTATGGATTATGGATATcggttaatgtatatttatctgTACctgtaatagaaaaaaatataaaatatcaaaggaaggttattctaaaataacattgaaaattaGAACGACCGTTTATATGAAATTCATTACATTATAAGATACTAGGAATGAATACAAACTAATTATCTCTGTTACTCTTCCGCAAAGTCAGTAGGTAACTCTATTATGGGAGCAATGGTTTcaacagtggcgtagctatcgtaggacCGGGTGGTGCAgcgcaccagggccccggagctcagagAACCCTCTAAAATAAGCTTAGAAACGAGCTTTAAATATAGATGacgtatggatttagcctactaatataacttataacttcaactcactgtatcttGTAccctattcttattcctatctataatttttaaaggcaaaatttaagttaaagagggggtgagtggccgattttttttctatgcaccgAGGCCCTTGCCCATCAAGCTACGCCACTGTTTTTCAAGAAAATTCCCGAAAACGAACAAACTTctctgttattaaataaaaaaatacaggagTTACATTTGATGAGATTTTTTCCGTTACATTCCTATCGACTTACCGAACCTAGCGAGACCCTCTGCGTACATATAAGCTGTGAGTGGCCTATATCCAGGTACGCAGACGTACAGACGAAGATCAAACTTGTAACCCGCGATGAGAAGCGGACGCTCGATGTATCTCTGAACAACAGCTGGTCCACCACATCGCATATCGCACAcactctgtaattaaatttagaaaaaataaaactaaattaaaaaagcccTTAAGGAAAAATCTGTCATATTTTTACACACGTCACCAACGCGTGTTGACGTTTtgcctattttatttatttactttatttctcCGGCTGAAGTAGATTACATCGCACAGGTTCATATTTTCTCATcactattttt
This genomic stretch from Vanessa atalanta chromosome 5, ilVanAtal1.2, whole genome shotgun sequence harbors:
- the LOC125064292 gene encoding probable tubulin polyglutamylase TTLL2, giving the protein MAQIFDNDEPFVYRLNDNGFGPSLLVKVCTERGWRLYQGYSGSEEKWNLWWRTSAFPATSYKTLGEWQFMNHIPKGGSICRKDSLSRLLRCMRRIYGSIYDFSPPCFHLPLEYAKLVSECSRLRRSDDTTGPSVVWIHKPVAQSQGRGIFLFRSVCDMRCGGPAVVQRYIERPLLIAGYKFDLRLYVCVPGYRPLTAYMYAEGLARFGTDKYTLTDIHNPYRHLTNSSLNKTGPRYAECKDRIGSGCKWTLKQVRRALVGRWGAVEWLVWQRIRALVTLTLLAQAAGTPPARNCFEFYGFDVLLDDTLKPWLIEVNLSPALGADCEADVIVKQPMLHELFDLLGLPMRHTGLSLLQGPTQPLNNYSSEDESGVSRVSAGGARRGTRRARRRRALPVHCVTLQAPTTDNFSDLHEKPRDVQTGRLYKNSSGLSSDVIEIQPPSGAAVTSADAVDETWRGGYATAASRRKMLSACAWGNGVRWDRAAGRVGQWVRIYPHTLQNEDQLQVEDARESVAHVSKLLRAAREVARDGGRDKRVPRDGSCDAFFDAALRRKLAYGSNFEVWLPPF